The genomic stretch ATCCAGCAGCAGGTGGGCCTCCATGTCGTCCAGGGGTAGCGACGGCGCGTTGATGCGATGCGCCTTCAACCGCACATCCGCATCCATCGCGCGCAGGCGCTCGAGTTCGTAGGGCTTGTCCGGCAGCACCCGTGCACGGGCCGCCTGTTCCGCAGCGCGCGCGGCCAACTCCGGATTGGTGGACTCGTTCGCCTGCGGCGCACCGCCGAGGAAACCGGCGAGATCGTCCAGATCCAGCCGCCGCGACTGCAGGTCGGCCTTCAGCAGCGGGCGCGGGCCGCCGGTGGTGACGGCTGCATCGCCGCGCAGGTCGCTGTCACCGACCTTGCCGCTGAACCCGTCGTAGTGCCAGGTGGTGCGTCCGGCGGTGATGTCGCGGGTCAGCCGTCCATCGAGTGAGAACGGTGGCGTGTCGGGCGTGACCACGCCGATCAGCGGGTACAGGTCGGCCAGATTCTTCCCGCGCAGCGCCAGTTCGAGGTCGAAGTCGCGCAGCCGCAGCGGGTCCAGCAATGTTCCGCGCGCATGGGCGCGGGTGGCCCCCGCGGCTGCGCGCAGGTCGATCCGATAGGGGCGCCGCGCGTTGCGCAGCTCCAGCGGGGACTCCGCGGTGCCGGACAGCGTGAAGGTGTTCCCGCTCCACTGGCCGCCGCCTTCCACCGAGATCGGTGGCTCCCCGTTGCCCTTGCCGCGAGGCTGGCTGTCCAGCGCCAGCCGGATGTCGGTCTTGCGGGCGGGGTCGTAAAAACCGAACTGTCCCTGCGCGATGTGGATATTGCGGAATGCCGGCAGTTCGCCCCCGCCCGGCTTGCCGAAATCCCAGTTGCGCAGGCCTTTCGGGTTGCGCTGCAGATGCAGGACCGGCCGCACCAGCGCGACCCGGGGGATCTGCAGCTCGCCGCGCAGCAACGGCCACAGCCGCAGGTCGAACCGGAGCCTGTCCACGCGCGCCATCTGCGGCTCGCGTGCCCATGCGGCATTGGCCAGCCGCAGGCCGCCGGCGGTGATGGTTGAGGTGCTGCCGAGGTCGACGTCGAGGTCGCCGTCGATCCGGAACTCGCGCCCGGTCTGGGCGCTGACGCGGCGTTCGATCGGTCCCTTGAACCAGTTCCAGTCCCACAGCAGGACCAGCACCACCACGCCCAGCACCAGGGTGCCGAGCGCTATCAGCCACGGGTGGCGCACGCGTGCAGAGCTGCGTGCAGCCCCGGGGCCGGTCTGCCGGGGTGCGGAAGCGTTCACGCCCCGAGCTTGGCCGTCGCGCCATCAACCCATGGTGAAATCGGGCGCGTTTTCACGCGACATCTGCCGATACCCGTAAGGGCATTCGGCCGGAATTCATTCGCGTCTCAGTCTGTTTTGATCGCCTGCGCATGCTCGCGGGTGGCGAGGAACTCCACCCCGGGCGCGCGCTCCTGCGCCAGCTGCAGGTTGACCCGGCTGGGCGCGAGGTAAACCAGTGCGCCGGATGCATCGATGGCGAGGTTCAGCGCGTTCTTCTCGCGGAACTCCTCGAGCTTCTTCGCATCACTGCAGCGGATCCAGCGTGCGGTGGCCACCTGCACCTGTTCGAAGATCGCCTCGACGCCGTATTCGTCCTTGAGACGGTACGCCGCCACGTCGAACTGCAGCACGCCGACCGCACCCAGCACCAGGTCGTTGCTCATCAGCGGCTTGAAGAACTGGGTGGCGCCTTCCTCGCTCAGCTGGGCCAGGCCCTTCTGCAGCTGCTTGAGCTTGAGCGGGTCGCGCAGGCGTGCGCGCCGGAACAGCTCCGGGGCGAAGCTGGGGATGCCGGTGAACGAAAGTTTCTCGCCTTCGGTGAAGGTGTCGCCGATGGAGATGGTGCCGTGGTTGTGGATGCCGATCACATCGCCCGGAAAGGCGCTTTCGGCGATCTCGCGGTCGCTGGCCATGAAGGTCAGCGCGTTGGCCAGCTTCACTTCCTTGCCGCTGCGCACGTGGAACGCCTTCATGCCGGCGCTGAACTTGCCGGAACAAACGCGCATGAACGCCACACGGTCGCGATGCATCGGGTCCATGTTGGCCTGGATCTTGAACACGAAGCCGGTGAGCTTGCCTTCCGAGGCCGCCACCTCGCGGCTGGTGGTGGCGCGGGTGCCGGGCGCGGGCGCGTGCTGCACGAAGAAGTCCAGCAGCGGCTGCACGCCGAAGTTGTTGACGCCGGAGCCGAAGAACACCGGCGACTGCCTGCCGGCCAGGTATTCGGCGTGGTCGAATGCCGCCGACGCACCCTGCACCAGTTCCAGCTGCTCGCGCACTTCGGCCAGCATGGCGGCGCCGATGGCGGCCTCCACGCCCGGATCGTCCAGCGACGGGAAGATGGTGGAGTCCTGGCGGGTGAAGTTGCGCCCGGATTCGTACAGGTGCACTTCGCCGCTGATCAGGTGCACCACGCCCTTCAGGCGCTTGCCCATGCCAATCGGCCAGGTCACAGGCGCGCACTGGATGCCCAGCACCGATTCGATCTCGTCCAGCAGGTCGATCGGGTCCTTGCCTTCGCGGTCGAGCTTGTTGACGAAGGTCATGATCGGCGTGTCGCGCAGGCGGCACACCTCCATCAGCTTGATCGTGCGTTCCTCCACGCCCTTGGCGACGTCGATCACCATCAGCGCGGAGTCCACCGCGGTGAGCACGCGATAGGTGTCCTCGCCGAAGTCGGCGTGGCCGGGCGTGTCCAGCAGGTTGACGATGCGGCCCTCGTAAGGGAACTGCATCACCGAGCTGGTCACGGAAATGCCGCGCTCCTTCTCGAGCGCCATCCAGTCGGATGTCGCGTGGCGGGCGGCCTTGCGGCCCTTCACCGAACCGGCCATCTGGATCGCGCCCCCGAACAGCAGCAGCTTTTCGGTGAGCGTGGTCTTGCCGGCGTCGGGGTGGGAGATGATGGCGAAAGTGCGACGGCGCGCAGCTTCGATAGCGACTTCTGACATTGCCAAATTATACCGGCGGGGGCAGCATGGCCGCAGCGGTGCCGGCCCTGACCGGTTTCCGCGTTTCATGGTGGGCGCGTCCCTGCAAGGCAGGGCGACGCGATGCCAGTCCGCCGCCGCCGCGGCGCGCCCGGGGAAACCTGCTGAAAAGGTGTCGTAGTGCACATAGTCATTGTCGGTGAGGACGCGGCGCGGGCCGCCGAATTCGAAGGCCTGCTGGCTGATTTCGGGCTGGACTGGGACATCGCCTGGCTGCCGGAAGGGGTGCAGGTGGAGGCGGGCATGCCCGCGTTCGACGTGTTCGTCTGCGGGCTGAGTCCGGGTGCGATGAGCGGGCCGGAGATGCTGGCGCGGGTTGCAGCGCTGTACCCGCAGGCGGTCCGCATCCTGCTGCTGGACCAGTCGCCGGACCAGGACAGCGTGGACATCGCGCAGGGCCTGGAATGCGCGCATCGCGTACTCGCCCGTCCGCTGGATCCGGGCGAGCTGGTGGCCGCAGTGGAGAGCGTCATCGAACTGCGTGAGCTGCTCGACAACGAGGCGCTCAAGCAGACGTTGGGCCGGATCAGCTCGCTGCCGCCGCCACCGCGGCTGTATTTGCAGCTGACCCGCCTTCTGCGCGATCCGGATGCGAGCAACCAGGCGATCTCGCAGGCGCTGTCGCAAGACCCGGCGATCGCGGCCAAGGTGCTGCGACTGTGCAATTCCGCCTACTTCTCCGGGGGGCGCGAGATCAGCGACATGCGCGCGGCGGTGCTGCGGCTGGGCCATCAGGCGCTGCTGCGGATGGTGCTGACCATCGAGGCGTTTGGTGGCAGCGGCTTCGGCAGCGGCAAGCAGCGCGAGGAAGTGCAGGACCGCGCGCTGCGCGCGTCCAACCTGGCACGGCGTCTGCTGCCTGGCCCCAGCGCAGAGCTGGCGGCCACCGCCAGCCTGCTGGCCGAGGTGGGCCGGCTGCTGCCGGGCGTGGCCGCCGGCGAGGAGGAGGAAACCAACGACCTGGGCGAGCCGAAGCCGCACTATGCCGAAGCGGGTGCCTATCTGCTCGGCCTGTGGGGCCTGCCGATGCCGATCGTCGAAGCAGTGGCCTACCAGCGCCGGCCGGGGCAGATGCGTTCCGGCGGCTTCTGGGTGACCGGCGCCGTGCACGTGGCCAGCGCACTGGTGGCCGGCAATGAGCCGGACGAGGCCTACCTGCGGTCGGTCGGCATGCTGGACAAGCTGCCGCAGTGGCGCGAACTGGTCGAACCGTCGACGCTCGACGAAGAAGTGGCCTGAGCCGCTCCGGGTGCATCCGCGCCCGGATCTGCGGAGGGCATGCGGAACGCGATTGTTTCCAGTTGCATGCCCCGGTTGACCTGCACCGCGAAATGCAGGTGCGGCGCAGTGCTGTAGCCGGTGTTGCCGGACAGCCCGATGCGCTGCCCGGCTTCCACCCGCTGGCCGATGCTCACCAGTACGCCCCCTTCGGCAAGATGCGCGTACAGCGCCATGCTGCCGTCGTCGTGCAGGATGCGGATGTAGTTGGCGCGGCCGGCATCGCGCGCCCGGTCCAGGCCGTGGTCGCGGAACCCGCCCTGCGTCTGCATCACCACCCCGCCGCGCGCGGCCAGGACGGGCGTGCCCACCGGCACCGCGAAATCCAGCGCATGGCGGTTTTCCGCGTCGTGGTGGCTGAATCCGCCATCGAAGCCCTGGTCGATGCAGGCCTGTGCCTGCGCCACGGGCAGGGCGTAGATCACGTCGCGGGGCCGCGCGTTGGAGCTGCCGGGGATCCCCTGCAGGCGCAGCCGCAGCCAGCCGTTGCGTCCAGGAGGCGCCTGCAGCCGCGCCACCAGAGCGCTGCCTGCCGCGGGCACGCCGGCGCGTGCGGGCAACAGCGGCTGGCTGGGCGGCGGGGTGCCCCCGGCCACATCCAGCCGTACCTCGATCGGTCCGGCCAGCAGATTGTCGGCCCACGCCAGATAGCCATCGTCGCTGGGCTCGATGCGCAGCCTCGCCACGGCTGGCGTATCGGCCGCCGGCGCGGCGGCGTTGGAGGCGCTGCACAGGCAGGCCAGCAGGAGGAGGAGAAGCGGACGCATCGCCGGAGTATGCCGGCCGGGCGGCAACCTGTCCCTGCAGGGTGCGGGCGCGGCAGCGCGGGAGGCTGCCACGCCGGCTCATGATGTTTGGTTATTAACATCGCTTCATCCGAATGAAGAGATTGACACGGTGGCGAGGCACCTCCAGACTGGACGCATCCATCGAGACCGGCGGAGGGACAGGCCCTTTGATGCCGGGGCAACCAGACGGCGCGCGCAGGCGCGTTGGCGAGGTGCCAAATCCTGCGGGGACCTGAGCGTCTGCCGGAAGATGGTTGCGAAGCCGCCCACTGCGGTTCGCGACGCCGACGCGTTCGGCCTTCCCGCATCCCCGCGCGACTCCGATGGGCTGTCCATCGCCGGAGTCCGCCGTGAACCTTGCCAACCGCCTCGCCCCGTCCTGCCATCCCCTTCCCCGGGCGGCGGAGCCGATGCCTGCGGTTCCGGCGGACGCCGCCGATGCTCGCCTTGGAAGCGTGGACGCGGTGCTGGCCAGCCGTCATGCCGGCACCCGCAGGCTGCGCCTGGACTACGAACTGGTGGGTCCCGCCGGTGCGCCGGTGGTGTTCGTGGCCGGCGGGATTTCCGCGCATCGCCACGTCGCCGCCAATGCGCTGGACGCCGCCCCCGGCTGGGCCGAGGGCCTGCTGGGGGCCGGCCGCGCACTGGATCCGTCGCGGCTGCGCATCCTCGCCTTCGACTACGTCGGCGCCGACGGCAGCCTGGACGCGCCCATCGACACCGCCGATCAGGCCGATGCGGTGGCGCTGCTGCTGGACGCATTGGGCATCGACGCGCTGACCGGTTACGTGGGCTATTCCTACGGTGCGCTGGTGGGCCTGCAGCTGGCGGTGCGGCATGCGGCGCGGCTGCGCAAGCTGGTGGCGGTGAGCGGCGTGCATCGCCCGCATCCGTATGCCGCGGCATGGCGCGCGCTGCAGCGCAAGGCGGTGGCGCTGGGGCGGCTGCAGTGCGCCGACGAGCAGGGGCTGTCGCTGGCGCGCCAGTTCGCGATGCTGAGCTACCGCACCCCGGAGGAATTCGCCGAGCGCTTCGACGCGCTGCCGCGGATCTGCAACGGCCAGGTGCGGGTTGCGGCCGAGGATTACCTGGACGCGGCCGGGGCGAAGTTCGTCGCCCGCGTCTCGCCCACCGCCTGGCTGCGGCTGTCCGAGTCCATCGACCTGCACCGCATTGATCCCGCGCAGGTGGGCGTGCCGGTGTCGGTGATCGCGGTCGAAGGCGACCGGCTGGTGCCGATGGCCGACGCGGTGGAGCTGATCGAAGGCCTCGGCGGCCGCGGCCGCCTGCGCGTGCTGCGCTCGCCCTACGGCCACGACGCCTTCCTCAAGGAAACCGACCGCATCGACGCGCTGCTGGCCAGCGAACTGTTCGGCCCTGCCTCCCGCATTCCCCTTCCCGAATCCACCGGAGTTCCTGCATGAGTACTGGCATCCCCGCCGCGGACAGCCGCGCCGCCACCCGCGCGGTGCGCGCCGGCATCGACCGCGACACCGCCTTCGGCGCGGTCACCCCGCCGCTGGTGCTGTCGTCGAACTTCAGCTTCGCTGGCTTCAACGACAAGCGTACCTACGACTACACCCGTAGCGGCAACCCCACCCGCGACCTGCTGGGCGAAGCGCTGGCCGAACTGGAAGGCGGCGCCGGGGGCGTCATCACCGCCACCGGGATGGGCGCGATCACACTGGTCCTGAACGCGCTGCTGCAGCCGGGCGATGTGCTGGTGGTGCCGCACGATTGCTATGGCGGCAGCTGGCGGCTGTTCAACGCACTGGCGAAGAAGGGCGCGTTCGAACTGGTCACCTGCAACCTCACCGATCCGCAGGCGCTGGCCGCGGCGCTGGCGCGCAACCCCCGGCTGGTCTGGATCGAAACCCCGTCCAACCCGCTGCTGCGTATCACCGACCTGCGCCTGGTGATCGAGGCCGCGCACGCCGCCGGTGCGCTGGCGGTGGCGGACAACACCTTCCTGTCGCCGGCGCTGCAGCGGCCGATCGCCGATTTCGGCGCCGACGTGGTGGTGCACTCCACCACCAAGTACATCAACGGCCACAGCGACGTGGTCGGCGGCGCAGCCGTGGCGAAGGACGCCGACGTGCACGCGCAGCTGGCGTGGTGGGCGAACGCGCTGGGCCTGACCGGCTCGCCGTTCGACAGTTTCCTGACCCTGCGCGGCCTGCGCACCCTGGATGCGCGCCTGCGCGTGCACCAGGAAAACACGCAGGCGCTGGTGGCGTTGCTGGATGGCCACCCGGCGGTGCGCGTCGTGCATTACCCGGGACTGGAAAGCCACCCCGGTCACGCCTTGGCGGCGCGGCAGCAGCATGGCTTCGGGGCGATGCTCAGCGTGGAGCTGGACGGCGGCGAGGCGGCGGTGCGCGCATTCGTCGATGGCCTGCGCTACTTCACCCTGGCCGAGTCTCTGGGCGGGGTGGAGAGTCTGGTCGCGCACCCGGCCACCATGACCCACGCGGCGATGAGCGCCGAGGCGCGCGCCGCCGCCGGTATCGGTGATGGGCTGCTGCGGCTGTCGGTGGGCATCGAGCACGTCGACGATCTGCTGGCCGACCTGGCCGATGCATTGGCGCGCGCGCAGGCTGCGGGCGCCGACAAACGCCAGGCCGCGCGGTGAGCGCGCGGATCGCTGCGCTGCGCACGGCGCAGGTCGCACCGGCGCGGCTGGCACTGCTGGGCACCGGTACTGTCGGCAGCGCGGTGTGGGCGCGGTTGGCCGGCTGGCACGGCACCCCGCTGGGGCAGCGGTTGTCGCTGGTGCACGCGGCCAATTCGCGCTACGCGCTCGGCAATCCCGCCGGCATTCCCAGCGACGCCGGCGAATTGCTGCTGCAGCATGCGCCGCAGGCCAGTTCGCTGGCCGCGGTGGAAGACGCGCTGACGGGCACCGGCACCCGAATCGTCATCGACGCGACCGCCTCGGAAGCGGTGGCGGCGCAGCATGCCCACTGGCTGGCGCGCGGCATCCACGTGGTCACCGCCTGCAAGCTGGGGCAAGGCACTGCGCTGTCGCGCTGGCAGGCGATCCAGGCCGCGCAGCGGGCGGGCGGCACCCGCTACGGCGACAGCGCCACGGTCGGCGCCGGGCTGCCGCTACTGCGTTCGCTGCGTGCGCTGCAGGCCGGTGGCGACCGCATCCACGCGATCGCCGGGGTGCTGTCCGGTTCGCTGGCGTGGCTGTTCAACCACTACGACGGCAAGCAGCCGTTTTCCGGCTTCGTCCGGCAGGCGCGTGATGCCGGCTATACCGAGCCGGACCCGCGCGAAGACCTGTCCGGCGAGGACGTGCGGCGCAAGCTGCTGATCCTGGCGCGCGCGTCGGGCTTCCCGCTGGAAGCCGAGGCGGTGCGGGTGCAGTCGCTGGTGCCGCCGGCGCTGGCGGCGCTGCCGCGCGAGGCGCTGGACGCCGCGCTGCCGGCGCTGGACGCACCGCTGCGCGAGCGCTACGCCAGTGCCTACAAGGACGGCGCGAAGCTGCGCTTCGTCGCCCGTCTGGATGTCGACGGGCGCGCCACGGTGGGTCTGGAAGCCCTGCCTGTCGAGCACCCGCTGGTGGGCGGCGGCGGCACCGACAACAGGGTGGCGATCTGGTCCGACCGCTATCGCGAACAGCCATTGCTGATCCAGGGGCCCGGCGCCGGCGCGGCGGTGACCGCGGCTGCGCTGCTGGACGATGCGCTGGCGATCCAGGCCAGCACGGCTCAGCCGTTGGGCAGGCCGAAGAAATCGGCGATCGGCACCGGCCGCTGGAACACGTAACCCTGCGCGTAGTCCACCTGCAGCACCTGCAGCCGGTTTAGCTGCTCCTCGGTTTCCACCTGCTCGCCCACCGCACGCATGTCCAGCAGGTGGGCGATCTCGGTGATCGAACGCACCACCGCCTCCGACAGCCGCGATTCCGCGAGGTCGCGGACGAAGCCGCCGTCGATCTTGAGGTAGTCCACCTGCAGGTCGCGCAGGTAGCCGAACGAACAGAAGCCGGTGCCGAAGTCGTCCAGCGCGAACTGGCAGCCCAGCTCGCGCATGCGGGCAATGAACCGGCGGGTGCGGGTGAGGTCGCGGACCACGCTGGTTTCGGTGATTTCAAGACACAGCTGGCCCGGCCCCAGCGGGCTGTGGCGCAGGCGGCCGGCGGCGTAATCCGCGAACTCGTCGTCGGCCAGGGTGGCGGCGCCGAGGTTGATGTTGCATTGGCCGATCTGCGCCGCCGCGGCGCGGTGTGCATCCAGCCAGTCCAGCACCTCATCCAGCACGTGGCGGTCCAGGCGCGGGCCCAGCCGGTAACGCTCGGCCGCGGCGATCATGTCGGCCGGCGCGCGCAACCGGCCCTCGCCGTCGCGCCAGCGCAGCAGCACTTCGAAATGCGTCTGCACCGCACCGGGTGCGTGCAGGTTCACGATCGGCTGGCACCACAGCTCGAAGCGGCGCTGGTCCAGCGCTTCGCGCGCGTCCAGCGCATTGCGCATCATCCGGCTGCGCGAGCGCAGGCTTTCGACGTTCTGGCCGGCGACCAGCAGGCGGTTTCCGCCCAGCTCCTTGGCCTCGTGGCAGGCGGTGTCCACTTGCGACAGCAGGTCGTCGAAGCTGGCGTGCGGCGGCAGGCTGGCGGCGATGCCGATGCTGGCGGTGGCGCGCAGGGTGCCGCCTTGCCAGACCACCCGCAGCTCTTCAATCGCGGCCAACAGGCGACGCCCGGCGACGGTGGCGGTGGCCACGTCCTGCGGTGCCAGGATGGTGAATTCGTCGCCGCTGCTGTGCGCCACCAGCGCATCGTTGTCGAAAGCGTCCCGCACCAGCGTTGCCACGTGCCGCAACGCCTCGTCGCCGGCGGCATGGCTGGCGGCATCGTTGACCAGCTTGAAGTTGTCCAGGTCGACGTACAGCAGGGTCTGTGCTTCGTTCGACCGTGCCAGTCGCGCGCGCGCCAGCTCCTCGAACGCGTCGCGGTTGAGCAAGCCGGTCAGCGGGTCGGTGGTGGCCCGCAGGCGCAGCGCCTCCATGGTGTCCGCGCGCTCGTTGTACGAGGCCACCAGCAGGATCGGCACCACCGAGTTCACCACCAGCGTGCCCATCATCAGGGCGGTGTCGTGCAGCAGCTCCGGGCGCGCGATGCCGCCCAGGCCCAGGCCCATCACCATTGCCAAGGCCACCGTCACCAGCATGGTCGCGCCGGCGGTGAACAGGGGCGGGTAGCGCGCCGCCGACCACAGCAGCAGCGCCAGCGGCAGGGTGGCCACCGACAGCGGGTACAGGCTGCCGCCGTGGGTGACCCAAATGCCCCCCGCCAGCGCCACCAGCATCGCTGCGGCCCACGCGACGCGTTCGCGGGTGCTGGCACCGGCAGATGCCGGCTGCGGCACCGCCAGCTGGCTGGCAAACAACAGCAGCAGGAAGGGCAGGAAGGCGGTGACGCCCAGCAGGTCGCCGAGCGTCCATTGCAGGAAGACCCGCAGCAAATCGGCAGCCGGCGCCATCTGCGCGGCCAGCATGCCGGCCGCGCCGACCAGGGCACTTCCGGCCGACAGCAGCAGGCCGCCTCGCAGGAGCAGGAAACCATCCGCGACCCGCAGCTGCAGGCGCGGCTGGCGACTGCCCACATAGGCGCAGGCGGCCACGGTGCCTACGTAGTTGCTGGCCAGCGAGAACGGCAGGAATGCTGCGGGCACCGGCGCCAGCAGCAGGTGCACAAGCAGTTGCGCCGCGGGGATCGCCAGTGCGTAGCGCAGCCCGTAGCGCAGCACCATCGCGTAGCCGATGCCGGCCGCGGGCCAAAACAGGCTGACGTCCGCCGGCGTGCGCAGGTACAGCACGGCAAGCGCCGCGCCGGCGAAATACAGCGCACCCAGGAGGATGGCGCGCAGCGCTGGCGTGACGATGTTCTGCATGGATCAGCCCTGGTGCGGGGACTGGTCGGGGGCAGGAGGTGCAGGTCCGCCATCCGTCACGGTGGCGGAGGTTCCGCTGGTCGCACCGAACAGCTCCAGCAGGCCGCTGGCGAGCAGCTGGCGCGGATTGTCGCGGTAGGCCGAGGGGTCCTCGGGCAGCCGTGCCTGGGGCAACGGGCGATAGGCCATCCAGCCATTGCGGCCGGAATTCTTGACCGCGTACATGGCGCGGTCGGCCAGGGTGACCAGTTGTTCCCAGCCCAGCAGATCCGGATGGGTGGGGAACAATGGGCATTCGACCAGCCCGGCCGAGACCGTCAGCCGGTGCTCGGCGCCGTTGCCGAGGTCGAAGCGGTGTGTGGCGATGCGCGAGCACAGGCGCTCGCCGATCTGGCCCAGGCTGCCGCGCGGCAGCGGCCGCAACACCAGCAGGAACTCCTCGCCGCCCCAGCGCGCCACGTAGTCGCCGCTGCGCTTGAGCTCCCCGAGCAACTGCCCGAGCTGCTCCAGCACCCGGTCGCCGGCGGCGTGGCCCCAGGTGTCGTTGATGACCTTGAAATGATCGACATCGAGCAGTGCGATCACCAGTGCGTCGCGGCCCTCGCGATAGGCGGCGTCGCGCTGGTAGAACGACAGGTCGATGGGGATCTGCTGGGTCAGGTAGCGGCGGTTGTGCAGGCCGGTCAGCGGGTCGGTGAAGCTGATTTCCTCGAGCCTGGCGTTGGCCGCCTGCAGGTCGCTGGTGCGCTCCTGCACCAGCTGCTCCAGCACCATCCGCTGGCGCGCATAGCGGCGGCGCAGGCCGAGGTAGCCCAGCCACAACAGTGCCACTGCCAGCACGCCCGCCAGCAGGCGGAAGGCGAGTGTTTCATGCAGGTGCGGCGGCAGCGCGATGTCCAGGTGCGCGCTACCGGCCAGCGGGTCTGCACGGCTGAAGTCGGCCACTTCGAAGCGGTAATCGCCTGGCGGCAGGTTGACGTAGCTGGCCGAGCGTAGCGACGGATTTTCCAGATCCCGCCAGCGCTGGTCCAAGCCGCTGAGCCGGTAGCGCAGTCGGGGCAACTGGGTCGGTTGGAATGCGGGCACGGTGAAGTCGAAGCGCAGGTCGCGCGCATCCATCGGCAGGCGCAGTGCGCCCTTGCCGGGGGCGTAGGCGCTGCCCTGCGCCGCCACGCTTTCGATCCTTACCGGCCTGGGCGTGCCGGTCTCCACGGCGGCCAGCCGCACCAGCAGCGCTCCGTTGCGGGTGGGAAGCCACAGTTGGCCTTCGCGCAGCAGACCACGGCCGTTGCCAGCGCCGTTGCAGCACTTGTCCTGCTGGCCACCGGGCCGGTCGAAGCCGGAATTGATCACCAGCTGTGGATCCAGCTGCAGTACCGGGGACCGCAGCGCGCGCTCGAGCTGTTCCAGCGGCAGGCGATACACGCCCTGCATGCCGGCCACCCACAGGCTGCCGGCGTCCTCGGCGAGGTGGAAGGGGATGTTGATGGGCAGGCCCCGGCCACTGCCGAAGGCGTGCCAGCGCTTGCCGTCGAACACGTGCAGGCTGTCGCCGTTGCTGCTGCCCACCACCCAGTACCCGTTGGCGAGCTCGAGCAGGGCGGTGACGGCGATCTCGTCGTCGAGGCCAGTCTGCCGTCCCAACGGAAGGATGCGGCCATTGCGCCACTCGTACAGGCCGCGGGTGGAGCCGACCAGCAGGCGGCCGTCGCGGGTTTCGTGGACGATCCGGATGCGGGCGTCGGCAAGGCCTTCGGACGGGCCGTAGCGGACCAGACGTTGGCCGCGACCGAGCGCGAACAGCCCGCTGCTGCTGGCGAACCACACCCGCCCGCCGCGATCACGGACGATGCCGTTGATCTGCAGGTTGCGCAGTGGCTCCAGCGCGGCCGGGGTGTCCAGCCGGCCATTGCGCAACAATGCGACGCCCGCGCGGGTGCCGATCCAGACCTGGTCGGGTTCCACCAGCAGGCTGTAGGCCTCCGGGTGCGGCAACCGCATGCCGGCCACGGCCTGCTGGACCCGGCCGCCCCGCCAGACCTCCACGCCATCGGCGGTGCCCAGCCAGACGCTGCCGTCGGGCGCGCCGGAGATCGCCCACAGCAGCGGGTTGGTGAGACCGTGGGACTGGTCGACGCGGCGGGTATAGCCGTTCCAGGCCCGCGCCACGCCTTCGGTCTGGCTGCCCAGCCACAGATTGCCGTCGTGGTCCTCGTAGATCGAACGGATGGCGACGGTCCCGGGCCTGTCCTGGATGCGCTCGACCGGATGCCCGTCGCGCAGCCGCTCCAGGTATTGCGAGGTCGAAATCCACAGGTTGTCGTCACGGTCGCTGGCCATCGCTTCGATGGTGGGCGCGCTGCCGTTGCCCGCGCGCAGCCACGTGCCCCCCTGCTGGCG from Thermomonas sp. XSG encodes the following:
- a CDS encoding homoserine dehydrogenase; this encodes MSARIAALRTAQVAPARLALLGTGTVGSAVWARLAGWHGTPLGQRLSLVHAANSRYALGNPAGIPSDAGELLLQHAPQASSLAAVEDALTGTGTRIVIDATASEAVAAQHAHWLARGIHVVTACKLGQGTALSRWQAIQAAQRAGGTRYGDSATVGAGLPLLRSLRALQAGGDRIHAIAGVLSGSLAWLFNHYDGKQPFSGFVRQARDAGYTEPDPREDLSGEDVRRKLLILARASGFPLEAEAVRVQSLVPPALAALPREALDAALPALDAPLRERYASAYKDGAKLRFVARLDVDGRATVGLEALPVEHPLVGGGGTDNRVAIWSDRYREQPLLIQGPGAGAAVTAAALLDDALAIQASTAQPLGRPKKSAIGTGRWNT
- a CDS encoding O-succinylhomoserine (thiol)-lyase codes for the protein MSTGIPAADSRAATRAVRAGIDRDTAFGAVTPPLVLSSNFSFAGFNDKRTYDYTRSGNPTRDLLGEALAELEGGAGGVITATGMGAITLVLNALLQPGDVLVVPHDCYGGSWRLFNALAKKGAFELVTCNLTDPQALAAALARNPRLVWIETPSNPLLRITDLRLVIEAAHAAGALAVADNTFLSPALQRPIADFGADVVVHSTTKYINGHSDVVGGAAVAKDADVHAQLAWWANALGLTGSPFDSFLTLRGLRTLDARLRVHQENTQALVALLDGHPAVRVVHYPGLESHPGHALAARQQHGFGAMLSVELDGGEAAVRAFVDGLRYFTLAESLGGVESLVAHPATMTHAAMSAEARAAAGIGDGLLRLSVGIEHVDDLLADLADALARAQAAGADKRQAAR
- a CDS encoding ligand-binding sensor domain-containing diguanylate cyclase — its product is MAAVALEADKPFADYVVDSWDVKQGLPQISVLAMTQDADGYLWFGTQAGLARFDGVRFHRYNPRDTLGVNSNIQALLADDRRRLWIGTALGLLVLENGRFRRVLPVDRSGAPTLAFPVPALAMDGGRVLVAGADGVYTPESGRLRRLHALPQPALSLLPRPDGLWAGGAGRIYRIRPGVTEAFPLTAAQGEPVTALAWHHGSLWAATNRGLYRQQGGTWLRAGNGSAPTIEAMASDRDDNLWISTSQYLERLRDGHPVERIQDRPGTVAIRSIYEDHDGNLWLGSQTEGVARAWNGYTRRVDQSHGLTNPLLWAISGAPDGSVWLGTADGVEVWRGGRVQQAVAGMRLPHPEAYSLLVEPDQVWIGTRAGVALLRNGRLDTPAALEPLRNLQINGIVRDRGGRVWFASSSGLFALGRGQRLVRYGPSEGLADARIRIVHETRDGRLLVGSTRGLYEWRNGRILPLGRQTGLDDEIAVTALLELANGYWVVGSSNGDSLHVFDGKRWHAFGSGRGLPINIPFHLAEDAGSLWVAGMQGVYRLPLEQLERALRSPVLQLDPQLVINSGFDRPGGQQDKCCNGAGNGRGLLREGQLWLPTRNGALLVRLAAVETGTPRPVRIESVAAQGSAYAPGKGALRLPMDARDLRFDFTVPAFQPTQLPRLRYRLSGLDQRWRDLENPSLRSASYVNLPPGDYRFEVADFSRADPLAGSAHLDIALPPHLHETLAFRLLAGVLAVALLWLGYLGLRRRYARQRMVLEQLVQERTSDLQAANARLEEISFTDPLTGLHNRRYLTQQIPIDLSFYQRDAAYREGRDALVIALLDVDHFKVINDTWGHAAGDRVLEQLGQLLGELKRSGDYVARWGGEEFLLVLRPLPRGSLGQIGERLCSRIATHRFDLGNGAEHRLTVSAGLVECPLFPTHPDLLGWEQLVTLADRAMYAVKNSGRNGWMAYRPLPQARLPEDPSAYRDNPRQLLASGLLELFGATSGTSATVTDGGPAPPAPDQSPHQG
- a CDS encoding EAL domain-containing protein, with protein sequence MQNIVTPALRAILLGALYFAGAALAVLYLRTPADVSLFWPAAGIGYAMVLRYGLRYALAIPAAQLLVHLLLAPVPAAFLPFSLASNYVGTVAACAYVGSRQPRLQLRVADGFLLLRGGLLLSAGSALVGAAGMLAAQMAPAADLLRVFLQWTLGDLLGVTAFLPFLLLLFASQLAVPQPASAGASTRERVAWAAAMLVALAGGIWVTHGGSLYPLSVATLPLALLLWSAARYPPLFTAGATMLVTVALAMVMGLGLGGIARPELLHDTALMMGTLVVNSVVPILLVASYNERADTMEALRLRATTDPLTGLLNRDAFEELARARLARSNEAQTLLYVDLDNFKLVNDAASHAAGDEALRHVATLVRDAFDNDALVAHSSGDEFTILAPQDVATATVAGRRLLAAIEELRVVWQGGTLRATASIGIAASLPPHASFDDLLSQVDTACHEAKELGGNRLLVAGQNVESLRSRSRMMRNALDAREALDQRRFELWCQPIVNLHAPGAVQTHFEVLLRWRDGEGRLRAPADMIAAAERYRLGPRLDRHVLDEVLDWLDAHRAAAAQIGQCNINLGAATLADDEFADYAAGRLRHSPLGPGQLCLEITETSVVRDLTRTRRFIARMRELGCQFALDDFGTGFCSFGYLRDLQVDYLKIDGGFVRDLAESRLSEAVVRSITEIAHLLDMRAVGEQVETEEQLNRLQVLQVDYAQGYVFQRPVPIADFFGLPNG